One region of Limnothrix sp. FACHB-406 genomic DNA includes:
- a CDS encoding FAD-dependent oxidoreductase, protein MAACYEQHDWIILGGTAAGRLAAQQATRSGLRVALIEPLEPETRPWAELLVSQGAALAAGTIDWRSLQRQAQWHDRLWGDQRAALAAGGVDCLVGDGLLMRHRNQWRVQLGDRLLAGRRCLLALPGRSTVPLWTEQAPVTAYTPDTIAQLAHRGVRPGERWLVTADSPMAIELAQVLRGLGAQVTLAAAGDRVLGGLPVAAAEWLQAELEAQAIEVILRAAPQQCKVLEGQTWIQVGDRAREVDCLLTDGNYQALLPKGFERLCSRAIGIGDWPANDRLQLPLAPELYGCGALLGGHPIGAIAATEAQLIIRNSLQTPIQRPHCIRYEQQPWAVRGPLPLAVVGGGEGPELRSAALALAAGRCQIQHDRQGQLQGALLLAAGAIEAISTVAALIARSGTIADLAHLPATESPAIDLLRRTAQQALIAARSRQ, encoded by the coding sequence ATGGCAGCCTGCTACGAACAACACGATTGGATCATTTTGGGCGGAACCGCGGCCGGACGGCTGGCGGCCCAACAGGCGACCCGATCGGGGTTGCGGGTGGCGCTGATTGAGCCGTTGGAACCGGAAACGCGCCCTTGGGCTGAGTTGCTGGTGAGTCAAGGGGCGGCCCTGGCGGCCGGGACGATTGATTGGCGATCGCTGCAACGCCAGGCCCAATGGCACGATCGCCTCTGGGGCGATCAACGGGCTGCCTTGGCGGCGGGTGGGGTGGACTGCCTGGTGGGCGATGGGTTACTGATGCGACACCGGAACCAGTGGCGGGTGCAATTGGGCGATCGCCTGTTGGCGGGGCGGCGTTGTCTGTTGGCGTTGCCGGGCCGATCGACCGTGCCCCTGTGGACAGAGCAGGCCCCCGTGACGGCCTACACTCCGGACACGATCGCCCAATTGGCCCATCGGGGGGTGCGGCCCGGCGAGCGCTGGTTGGTCACCGCCGACAGTCCCATGGCGATCGAACTGGCCCAGGTACTCCGGGGATTGGGGGCCCAAGTGACCTTGGCGGCGGCGGGCGATCGGGTCTTGGGAGGGTTACCGGTGGCCGCGGCCGAATGGTTGCAAGCGGAACTGGAAGCCCAGGCGATCGAGGTGATTTTGCGGGCTGCCCCCCAACAGTGCAAAGTGTTGGAGGGACAAACCTGGATTCAAGTTGGCGATCGGGCCCGGGAAGTGGATTGCTTGCTCACGGACGGTAACTATCAAGCTCTCTTGCCCAAGGGGTTTGAGCGGCTTTGTTCCCGGGCGATCGGGATTGGCGATTGGCCCGCCAATGACCGGTTGCAATTGCCCCTCGCGCCAGAACTATATGGCTGCGGGGCCCTGCTGGGAGGCCACCCGATTGGGGCGATCGCCGCCACCGAAGCCCAATTGATCATCCGTAACAGCCTGCAAACCCCAATCCAACGCCCCCATTGCATCCGCTATGAACAGCAGCCTTGGGCCGTGCGGGGGCCGCTGCCCTTGGCGGTGGTGGGCGGTGGCGAAGGGCCAGAACTGCGCAGCGCGGCCTTGGCCCTAGCGGCCGGTCGTTGCCAAATCCAGCACGATCGCCAGGGCCAATTGCAAGGGGCGCTGTTACTCGCGGCGGGGGCGATCGAAGCGATCAGCACCGTCGCCGCCCTGATTGCCCGATCGGGAACCATTGCCGATCTGGCCCACCTGCCCGCCACCGAGTCCCCGGCGATCGACCTGCTGCGGCGCACCGCTCAACAGGCCCTGATCGCCGCTCGCTCCCGCCAGTAA
- a CDS encoding translation initiation factor, translating into MPSPRRAADDRPDRRVVYSEFGDAVNPDAIARAVPDLPPNQQNLKVQLSRKGRGGKTVTVISGFQHKPETLQALLKTLKNRCGTGGTVKDNNLEIQGDYADRLVALLVEQGYKAKRSGG; encoded by the coding sequence ATGCCGAGTCCTCGCCGTGCTGCTGACGATCGCCCCGATCGCCGTGTGGTCTATTCGGAATTTGGCGATGCGGTTAATCCAGACGCGATCGCTCGGGCGGTTCCTGACCTGCCGCCCAATCAACAAAACCTGAAAGTGCAACTGTCCCGCAAAGGCCGCGGCGGCAAAACCGTCACGGTCATCAGTGGTTTTCAGCACAAGCCCGAGACGCTACAAGCCCTGCTGAAAACCCTGAAAAACCGCTGTGGAACCGGCGGCACAGTCAAGGACAACAATTTGGAAATTCAAGGAGATTATGCCGATCGGCTGGTGGCGTTGCTGGTGGAACAGGGCTATAAAGCCAAGCGCAGTGGTGGATAA
- a CDS encoding HAD family phosphatase produces the protein MLSADSLPNSFGLLFDLDGTLTETNPLHYRAWELVLAEVGYDLTPTIYEQVISGRTNAQIVVDLLPSYSVAEGAALSDRKEALFRQLAPDLEPVLGLPLLLKALEPCHLPMAVVTNAPKDNAIHMLTALGLRERFATVVLAEEAPPGKPDPAPYRLGLERLNLAASGAIAFEDSPPGVRSAVAAGIFTVGLSTTHAPEELTQAGASLVIENFTDRRLWQLLRSRLGDEAIPLSAASTV, from the coding sequence ATGTTGTCCGCTGATTCGTTGCCCAATTCCTTCGGCTTGCTATTCGATTTGGATGGCACTTTAACTGAAACCAATCCCTTGCATTACCGAGCTTGGGAACTGGTTTTGGCGGAAGTGGGCTATGACCTCACGCCCACGATTTATGAACAGGTCATCAGTGGCCGAACCAATGCCCAAATTGTGGTGGATTTGTTGCCCAGCTATTCCGTGGCGGAGGGAGCAGCCCTGAGCGATCGCAAGGAAGCGCTGTTTCGGCAGTTGGCCCCCGACTTGGAACCGGTGCTGGGGTTGCCTTTGCTGCTGAAAGCCCTGGAGCCTTGCCATCTGCCGATGGCGGTGGTGACCAATGCGCCCAAGGACAATGCGATCCACATGCTGACAGCCTTGGGGCTGCGGGAACGGTTCGCAACGGTGGTGCTGGCGGAGGAAGCGCCCCCCGGCAAACCGGATCCCGCACCCTACCGGTTGGGGTTGGAACGGTTGAACCTGGCTGCCAGTGGGGCGATCGCCTTTGAGGATTCACCCCCCGGAGTGCGATCGGCGGTGGCGGCGGGGATTTTCACCGTGGGTCTGAGCACCACCCACGCGCCCGAGGAACTGACCCAAGCCGGGGCCTCGTTGGTGATTGAAAACTTTACCGATCGACGGCTTTGGCAACTGTTGCGATCGCGCTTGGGAGATGAGGCGATCCCGCTTTCGGCTGCATCCACCGTTTAA
- a CDS encoding nucleoside 2-deoxyribosyltransferase, translating into MRLYWAGPLFSLGERWLNQTLAEELQTLGYPVFLPQAACAGLSDPQAIFERCRSGLDQANAVIAVLDGADADSGTCWECGYAFARQLPIVALRTDFRGSGDAGGFNAMLLGTARSVIALTDPAADLPTVRSRLVAAVEALVPLN; encoded by the coding sequence TTGCGGCTTTATTGGGCTGGGCCGCTGTTTTCCTTGGGAGAACGTTGGCTGAATCAAACCTTGGCCGAGGAACTGCAAACCTTGGGCTATCCAGTCTTTTTGCCCCAGGCGGCATGTGCGGGCCTCAGTGATCCGCAGGCGATTTTTGAACGCTGTCGATCGGGGCTGGATCAGGCAAACGCCGTGATTGCCGTGTTGGATGGGGCCGATGCGGACTCGGGAACCTGTTGGGAATGTGGCTATGCGTTTGCGCGTCAGTTACCGATCGTGGCGCTGCGCACGGATTTTCGCGGTTCTGGTGATGCGGGCGGCTTCAACGCCATGCTGCTGGGAACGGCCCGATCAGTCATTGCGCTCACGGATCCGGCCGCCGACTTGCCCACGGTGCGATCGCGCTTGGTGGCGGCGGTTGAAGCCTTAGTGCCGCTGAATTAA
- the arsC gene encoding arsenate reductase, glutathione/glutaredoxin type, producing MKSVMFVCRRNSCRSQMAEGWAKTLGAGTIRVVSSGLEASRVHPTAIAVMAEAGIEISDQTSNALAEFAPEDFDGVISLCGCGVNLPEAWVLRERFEDWQLDDPDGQPIEVFRRVRDEIRDRVTALIDQIS from the coding sequence ATGAAATCGGTGATGTTTGTTTGTCGGCGCAATTCTTGCCGATCGCAGATGGCGGAAGGCTGGGCGAAAACCCTGGGAGCGGGCACAATTCGGGTGGTGAGTTCCGGTCTGGAAGCCAGCCGGGTGCATCCCACGGCGATCGCGGTGATGGCGGAAGCGGGAATTGAGATCAGCGACCAAACCTCCAACGCCCTGGCCGAATTTGCCCCCGAAGACTTCGACGGCGTGATTTCCCTCTGTGGCTGCGGGGTGAATTTGCCGGAAGCCTGGGTGCTGCGGGAACGGTTTGAGGATTGGCAACTGGACGATCCCGATGGCCAGCCGATCGAGGTGTTTCGGCGGGTGCGCGACGAAATTCGCGATCGCGTCACGGCCTTGATCGATCAGATCAGTTAA
- the arsB gene encoding ACR3 family arsenite efflux transporter has protein sequence MTINPSAKAPNVGGQLSFFERYLTVWVLVCIGVGILLGRLFPDVAIALDAWTVHQVSIPIAVCLFFMMYPIMVKIDFTQAKRAMRSPKPVLLTLVVNWGIKPFTMIAIAQLFLGHWFRPLIQGSELLRGTSIALADSYIAGAILLGIAPCTAMVLMWGYLCYGNQGHTLVMVAVNSLTMLLLYAPLGRWLLAANDLAVPWATIALSVLIYVGLPLAAGIYTRHWIFKYKGADWFEQKFLHYLSPIATSALLLTLILLFAFKGELIVNNPLHIFLIAVPLLIQTLTIFGITYALAKPLKLVYEDAAPAALIGASNHFEVAIATAVMLFGLNSGAALATVVGVLIEVPVMLLLVECCRRTAHWFPRSPEKATLLDPRCVGF, from the coding sequence ATGACCATCAATCCCAGTGCCAAGGCCCCGAATGTGGGCGGCCAACTCAGTTTTTTTGAACGCTATCTGACCGTTTGGGTGCTGGTCTGCATCGGGGTCGGCATTCTGTTGGGGCGGTTGTTTCCCGATGTGGCGATCGCCCTGGATGCCTGGACGGTGCATCAGGTGTCAATCCCGATCGCGGTCTGCCTGTTTTTCATGATGTATCCGATCATGGTGAAAATCGATTTCACCCAGGCTAAACGGGCCATGCGATCGCCCAAGCCGGTGTTGCTGACCCTGGTGGTGAATTGGGGGATTAAGCCCTTCACGATGATCGCGATTGCTCAACTATTTTTAGGCCATTGGTTCCGCCCACTGATCCAAGGTTCCGAGCTATTGCGTGGCACATCCATCGCCCTAGCAGATTCCTACATTGCCGGGGCAATTTTGTTAGGTATTGCGCCCTGCACGGCCATGGTGTTGATGTGGGGCTATCTCTGCTATGGCAATCAGGGCCACACCTTGGTGATGGTGGCGGTGAATTCGCTGACCATGCTGCTGCTCTATGCGCCTTTGGGACGGTGGCTGTTGGCGGCCAATGATTTGGCGGTTCCTTGGGCCACGATCGCCCTGTCCGTGTTGATCTATGTGGGCTTACCCTTGGCAGCGGGAATCTACACACGCCACTGGATTTTTAAATACAAGGGAGCTGATTGGTTTGAGCAAAAATTTTTGCACTACCTCAGCCCGATCGCCACTTCAGCATTGTTATTAACCCTGATTTTGCTCTTTGCCTTTAAGGGAGAGCTAATCGTGAATAATCCGCTGCATATTTTCCTAATTGCCGTGCCGTTACTGATTCAAACGCTGACGATTTTTGGGATTACCTATGCCTTAGCGAAACCCCTGAAATTAGTCTATGAAGATGCGGCCCCGGCGGCTTTAATCGGTGCGAGCAATCATTTTGAAGTGGCGATCGCCACGGCGGTGATGTTGTTTGGTTTGAACTCGGGGGCGGCCCTGGCGACGGTGGTGGGCGTGTTGATCGAAGTGCCGGTGATGTTGTTGCTGGTGGAATGCTGTCGGCGCACGGCCCACTGGTTCCCCCGATCGCCCGAAAAGGCCACGTTGCTCGATCCGCGTTGCGTCGGATTTTAG
- a CDS encoding helix-turn-helix transcriptional regulator — MALKSIERAETVERATLLAGFHALGDPIRLGAIEHLRQGELCVCDLCELLGVSQSKLSFHLKVLREAGLIEVRQDGRWNYYRLNSMGFERLEQYLASLAGWVTGGDRACCS, encoded by the coding sequence ATGGCACTGAAATCGATCGAACGGGCGGAAACGGTGGAGCGAGCAACCCTGCTGGCGGGGTTCCATGCCCTGGGCGATCCGATTCGGTTGGGGGCGATCGAACATTTGCGTCAGGGTGAGTTGTGCGTGTGCGACCTCTGCGAGCTGCTGGGGGTTAGTCAATCAAAGCTGTCGTTTCACCTGAAGGTGCTCCGGGAAGCAGGCTTGATTGAAGTGCGCCAAGACGGCCGCTGGAACTATTACCGGCTGAATTCGATGGGATTTGAGCGTTTAGAGCAATATTTGGCGAGTTTGGCGGGCTGGGTTACCGGGGGCGATCGCGCCTGCTGTTCCTAG
- a CDS encoding Uma2 family endonuclease produces the protein MPPILAEPLTLRPLQVRDYQCLIDQGCFGPEEHIELLNGQLIQMAAKGTRHAAAVSRLARLLGRRLGETVLIRLQDPIALNDQSQPEPDLAIVRPHPLDYADHHPTPAEIHWLIEVADSTLAYDTQTKARAYAQAGLADYWVLDLPGDRLWVFRNPNSAGYGLVMQLDRTQVIAPIAFPDCVWPLADLLPIASDS, from the coding sequence ATGCCGCCGATCCTTGCTGAACCCTTGACCCTGCGACCGCTGCAAGTTCGTGACTATCAATGCCTGATTGATCAGGGTTGTTTTGGCCCCGAAGAACATATTGAATTGCTGAATGGTCAACTGATTCAAATGGCTGCTAAGGGAACCCGCCATGCCGCTGCTGTGAGTCGTTTGGCGCGGCTGCTGGGTCGGCGATTGGGCGAAACGGTGCTGATTCGGCTGCAAGACCCGATCGCCCTGAATGACCAATCCCAACCCGAACCCGACCTGGCGATCGTCCGGCCCCATCCCCTCGACTATGCCGACCATCACCCAACCCCAGCGGAAATTCATTGGCTGATTGAGGTGGCGGACAGCACCCTCGCCTACGACACCCAAACCAAGGCCCGCGCCTATGCCCAAGCGGGTTTGGCGGATTATTGGGTGCTAGATTTGCCGGGCGATCGGCTCTGGGTGTTTCGCAATCCCAATTCGGCGGGCTATGGGTTGGTTATGCAGCTCGATCGCACCCAAGTGATCGCCCCGATCGCCTTTCCCGATTGCGTTTGGCCCCTGGCGGACTTGCTGCCGATCGCCTCGGACTCTTGA
- a CDS encoding MarR family winged helix-turn-helix transcriptional regulator — protein sequence MNATARSPRSAAPWQEILAPHGLGYRIRLLSQLMGRRFQELLEPHGLTPFHWVVLCCLWEQDGLATCAIGDRLRQVGGTMTGALDRMEERGLIRRERDCHDRRVWRIWLTDLGWQLWEILPPIAMQLREETLQGFSDQDRQLMSRLVDQAIANLIPPP from the coding sequence ATGAACGCCACCGCTCGATCGCCCCGTTCCGCTGCGCCTTGGCAGGAAATTTTGGCCCCCCATGGCTTGGGCTATCGGATTCGGCTGCTGTCGCAACTGATGGGACGGCGGTTTCAGGAGCTACTGGAGCCGCACGGTCTCACGCCGTTTCACTGGGTCGTGCTCTGTTGCCTGTGGGAACAGGACGGGCTAGCCACCTGCGCGATCGGCGATCGGCTGCGGCAGGTGGGCGGCACAATGACCGGCGCACTCGATCGCATGGAGGAGCGCGGCCTGATTCGCCGGGAGCGCGACTGCCACGATCGGCGCGTGTGGCGGATTTGGCTGACGGATTTGGGCTGGCAACTGTGGGAAATTTTGCCGCCGATCGCCATGCAGTTGCGCGAGGAAACCCTCCAGGGATTTTCAGATCAGGATCGTCAACTCATGTCCCGTTTGGTCGATCAGGCGATCGCCAATTTGATTCCACCCCCCTAA
- a CDS encoding HlyD family secretion protein, producing the protein MKPQLISKVDRNGTKPPATATVLAPDPEPIAPPESTEPIEPASAAPPIAPPTAAKRRPYKLAIALVLVAAGAIAGGRWAWQFWQYASTHEETDNAQVAGHLYQVASRVPGTVTAVAIEENQHVTAGSVLVRLDPTDYQVKVQQSQAALVAAQQDARAAQSSIALAGANTAAQLTTASGDLNDATAAIANAEAALNEATAGVPVARANLAQAQAALTKAKADYDRYNALYQDGAIAAQQRDAAKAAYDVALAQTAAARQQVQQAIARVAQARQGVDRAKATRQSRQGDLQQARATGNQTQVNRDRYAAATAQIARQAADLRAAQLQLSYTTIAAPVSGRIGRKSVEVGAQVQAGQPLMAIVGDQLWIEANFKETQVQRMHPGEAVEIRLDAFPDRPFRGHVESLAPASGAQFALLPPDNATGNFTKVVQRIPVRIAIDPDSLRGYEAQVTPGMSANVSVAVR; encoded by the coding sequence GTGAAACCCCAGTTGATCAGCAAAGTCGATCGCAACGGCACCAAGCCGCCCGCAACGGCCACCGTGCTGGCCCCAGATCCAGAACCGATCGCCCCACCCGAGAGCACTGAGCCGATCGAGCCAGCAAGCGCCGCCCCCCCGATCGCGCCGCCCACCGCCGCCAAGCGCCGCCCGTACAAACTGGCGATCGCCTTGGTGCTGGTGGCCGCTGGGGCGATCGCCGGGGGCCGCTGGGCTTGGCAGTTTTGGCAATACGCCTCCACCCACGAGGAAACGGACAACGCCCAGGTGGCGGGTCATCTTTATCAAGTGGCCAGCCGCGTGCCGGGCACAGTCACGGCCGTGGCGATCGAGGAAAACCAGCATGTGACGGCGGGGTCAGTGTTGGTGCGCCTCGATCCAACGGACTACCAAGTGAAAGTGCAGCAATCCCAGGCGGCCTTGGTGGCGGCGCAACAGGATGCCCGGGCGGCCCAATCCTCGATCGCCCTGGCCGGAGCCAACACCGCCGCCCAACTGACCACGGCCAGCGGTGATCTAAACGATGCCACCGCTGCGATCGCCAATGCTGAAGCGGCCTTGAACGAAGCCACCGCAGGCGTACCCGTGGCGCGGGCGAATTTGGCCCAAGCTCAGGCGGCCTTGACCAAAGCCAAGGCGGACTACGATCGCTACAATGCGCTCTACCAAGACGGGGCGATCGCTGCCCAGCAACGGGATGCCGCCAAGGCCGCCTACGATGTGGCCCTGGCCCAAACCGCCGCCGCCCGCCAACAGGTGCAACAGGCGATCGCCCGAGTGGCCCAGGCCCGCCAAGGGGTCGATCGGGCCAAGGCCACCCGCCAATCGCGCCAGGGCGATCTGCAACAGGCCCGCGCCACCGGCAACCAAACCCAGGTCAACCGCGATCGCTACGCCGCCGCCACGGCCCAAATTGCCCGCCAGGCCGCCGACCTACGGGCCGCCCAGTTGCAGTTGTCCTACACCACGATCGCCGCTCCCGTCAGCGGCCGGATTGGCCGCAAATCCGTGGAAGTGGGCGCACAGGTGCAGGCGGGTCAACCGCTGATGGCGATCGTCGGCGATCAGCTTTGGATCGAAGCCAACTTTAAGGAAACCCAAGTACAGCGGATGCACCCCGGCGAAGCGGTCGAGATTCGGCTCGATGCCTTTCCCGATCGCCCGTTCCGCGGCCATGTGGAAAGCTTGGCCCCCGCCTCCGGCGCGCAATTTGCCCTGCTGCCCCCGGACAATGCCACGGGCAACTTCACCAAAGTGGTGCAGCGGATTCCCGTGCGGATTGCGATCGACCCCGACAGTTTGCGCGGCTACGAAGCCCAAGTCACGCCGGGGATGTCCGCCAATGTCAGCGTGGCGGTGCGCTAG
- a CDS encoding DHA2 family efflux MFS transporter permease subunit: protein MSATSNPTIAPTYPTGWLKWAIAATASLGAILEVIDTSIVNVALTDIQSSVGATLSEIGWVVTGYAIANVIVIPLTAWLGETFGQKRYFVLSLAGFTIASILCGLAGSLPELVAARILQGLLGGGLLAKAQSILFQSFPPAEQGLAQAVFGVGVITGPAIGPTLGGYLTDNLGWRWIFFINIPFGIAAVAMALLFLPADRPRDRSGPRRSVDWWGIGLLTIAVGSLQTFLEEGEQDNWFESPTIVALAIAAIVGLGLFIWRELTVRHPAVDLRVLRHRSLAAGSIYSAVVGMGLYGTLFAVPIFAQSVLHYTAQQTGLLLLPGALASAATMLMLGKVSSLIDPRWAIAAGSVMTSLVMFSLATLNPDSSSDSLFYPLIFRGVGTVMMFLPLSLATLGSLPPADIPAGSGFYNLTRQLGGSIGIAILTTLLDRRNAFHRSVLSEHLSVYSPETQARLDALTSAFQSRGVDPTTAHQQAIASLDGLLSLQSSILSFSDTFWVVGMAFLASLPLLLLLGKGRKGQAPSGGH, encoded by the coding sequence ATGAGCGCTACATCTAATCCCACGATCGCCCCGACCTATCCCACCGGCTGGCTGAAGTGGGCGATCGCCGCCACCGCTTCCCTGGGCGCAATCCTGGAAGTGATCGACACCAGCATTGTCAACGTCGCCCTCACGGATATCCAATCCAGCGTCGGAGCCACCCTCAGCGAAATCGGCTGGGTCGTCACGGGCTACGCGATCGCCAACGTGATCGTGATTCCCCTAACGGCTTGGCTGGGCGAAACCTTTGGCCAAAAGCGCTATTTTGTCCTTTCCTTGGCCGGCTTCACGATCGCCTCCATCCTCTGTGGCCTGGCCGGTAGTTTGCCCGAGCTGGTGGCCGCCCGCATCTTGCAAGGGTTGCTGGGCGGCGGCTTGCTGGCCAAGGCCCAATCGATTTTGTTTCAGAGCTTTCCGCCCGCCGAGCAGGGGTTGGCCCAAGCGGTTTTCGGAGTCGGCGTGATTACGGGCCCAGCGATCGGGCCGACCCTCGGCGGCTACCTGACCGATAACCTCGGGTGGCGCTGGATCTTTTTCATCAATATTCCCTTCGGCATCGCGGCGGTGGCGATGGCCCTGCTGTTTTTGCCCGCCGATCGCCCGCGCGATCGCTCCGGCCCAAGGCGATCGGTTGATTGGTGGGGCATTGGCCTGCTGACGATCGCCGTCGGCAGCCTGCAAACCTTCCTAGAAGAGGGCGAGCAGGACAACTGGTTTGAGTCCCCGACGATCGTGGCCCTAGCGATCGCCGCGATCGTGGGGTTGGGGCTGTTTATTTGGCGGGAGCTGACCGTGCGCCACCCGGCCGTGGATTTGCGCGTGTTGCGCCATCGATCGCTCGCGGCGGGCAGCATCTATTCCGCCGTGGTGGGCATGGGTCTCTATGGAACCTTGTTCGCCGTGCCGATTTTTGCCCAGAGCGTGTTGCACTACACCGCCCAGCAAACGGGCCTGTTGCTGCTGCCGGGGGCGCTGGCCTCCGCCGCCACGATGCTCATGCTGGGAAAAGTGAGCAGCTTGATCGATCCCCGCTGGGCGATCGCGGCGGGCAGCGTCATGACCAGCCTCGTGATGTTTTCCCTGGCGACCCTCAACCCCGACTCCAGCAGCGATTCACTCTTTTATCCGCTAATTTTTCGGGGCGTGGGCACGGTGATGATGTTTTTGCCCCTCAGCTTGGCGACTCTCGGCTCGTTGCCCCCGGCTGATATTCCCGCCGGGTCGGGGTTTTATAACCTGACGCGGCAACTGGGTGGCAGCATTGGCATCGCGATTTTGACGACGCTGCTCGATCGCCGCAATGCCTTTCACCGCAGCGTGTTGAGCGAGCACCTGAGTGTTTATAGCCCCGAAACCCAAGCACGACTCGATGCCCTGACCAGCGCGTTTCAGAGTCGTGGCGTTGATCCGACGACGGCTCACCAACAGGCGATCGCCTCGCTGGATGGTCTCTTGAGTTTGCAATCGTCGATTCTGTCGTTTAGCGATACGTTTTGGGTGGTGGGGATGGCGTTTTTGGCTTCGTTGCCGCTGTTGTTGTTGCTGGGCAAGGGTCGCAAGGGCCAAGCACCGAGCGGAGGGCACTAG